Sequence from the Paenibacillus riograndensis SBR5 genome:
TTTTGATCTACAAATGTTTCTTGATGTTCTATGTTTATTTTCATGGCTTATTCTCCTTGTATGTGTGGTTAAGAGCTTTATTAATTTAGACAATATATTGACTAAAATGATTATACATCTATAAGTAAAATAGTCAATATGTTTTCTAATTTCCGCGCGAAAAATGGCGTATCATATAACATAATGCAGAAAAAGAGAGAATGCGAAAAAATGAATTGACATGGCCGCAGGTTATGGTTATATTTGCAATATATTAGGAAATATTATCAAATGCTAGCGAAGCTGAAGCGGGGAAATTCGCCATTGTGAAGCGTTTCTAAGGGGTGGTTTTTTTTGAACCATGCAACCACGATTCGCACCGAGCTGGAGAGTTTTATTGAACGGGAAGCTTTGAGTTTCAGCCAGTTAGGAAGGCTGGCGGGGCTGAATGCAGGCACGGTGAGCTCTATTCTGAAGGGTAACCGGATTATGGGAGTGGATCAGCTGGACCGGATGACTGCTGTGCTGGGCATGCCCAAAGGGCATTTTTACGAGCAGTATATTCAGGAATGTATGGTTGAAGCCGTACCGAACTGGCGCAGGGTCAGACCCTTTCTGTACCGTTGTGCGGAGCTGGACAAGCTGGATTGCATCAGGCGAATCCTGCCGCTGCTCCTGGATAATCTGACATATTCTCCTTTGCTGTTTGAGACAGCTGAAGAATTTTTTGCAGAAGGCAGACGCGCCGCGGCAGCGTTGCTCTATGAAAGCGTCGCTCTCAGTGAGAGGAGACAGCATTCCGAACGGCTGGCTTTTTGCCAGTATCGCCTGTTTACGCTCCGGCTAAGCGATAATCAGGAGGACAACCTCCAGTGTGCGCTCCAGTTTGAGCCTTTTGTAGACCGGCTTGATGAGATCGACCAGCTTGATGCGCTTAGGGACCTGGCGAATACCTACCGTTCGCTGAGGCGTTGGGACAAAGTGGAACGGATAGCCGAGGAAATGGGGCGGCTGGCAAAAATTCAGCTTTTTATGACACCACAGCCAGCGAGGGCAAAACGGGAGCAGCATAGAAAACCTCAGAAACCGATGTTTGTATACTTGGCCTCTTCATATCTGCTTCGCGGAAGTGTCTGCAATGCCCGAGGCGATTATGAGCAAGAGATGCAATTTACATACGCCTATCAAGATTTAAGCTGGGTCAAGGAAACCGATGAGGATACCTTACATTGGCTGAAGCTGTATAAAGGATGGGCAGAGGCCAACATGTATGTGTCCAGGCTGATGCGCGGGGACGAAAGCGTGCTTGCCGATTATGTGGCCTATATCGAACAGAACAAGGATGAGCTGTTAGTGGGCTTGCTTAACATAACAACCGCTGCCAACCTGTTCGATCTCAATGTGGATGTCATCCTGCATTATTTTGATTCCGAAATCAAGGACTACATGCAGATCAAACATCAAGAGGCTGTGGGTGTATATACGAAGCAAGTGGTCTCCGAGCAGCATGCCCGTTTTCTGTATGGAGTTGCCCAATACTATCTGCGGCAAGGCCTGTATCTGATGGGTTTTGAATACTTATTGAATAGTCTGTCCACGTCATCGTTGATCTGCAATGAAACCCGGATTCTGGCCTGTGTGAGATTATTTGAGAAATATAGAGCGCTGGCATCCCCAGAAATGCAAAATAGATATCAGAACCTATTAAAAGAGGAGGAAGAAGAATATGAAAAGAAAATTGGCATCTCTGTTGGTCGTAGTTAGTTTTGCCCTGGTGCTGGTTATTTCAATTCCTGCAGCAGCGGGTCACTCCTTCGTCACTTTTTCTGAAGTTCATGGGGGTTAATCGATCGTTATTATTCTGTTGTTAATAAATAGTTGAAAAAAGACCAGTCCCCGGCTGGTCTTTTTTTGAATTCTCTCTAAAATTATCTGAAAAAATTTTCACCCCGAAAAAGACATAGCCCTCTAAAATACTAAAAGAGGAGGGATAAGAGTGAGAGAAGAAGAATGTTTGAAACAAATATTGGAACAAGCCAGGCAAGATTTGAATAATTTGCAATACCAGTACGATCTGGATCATCCAGCCGTGCTTCATCAATCGATGGTACTAGACGAACTGATTAACCAATACACCCGGAGCAGCATCACCCAAGTGAAAAAAAGATCAGGCGCAGCAATCAACCGGCTGGCATCCGAAGAGCTATGGCCAACCCGTTCACAGCTGTACCGCACCGCAAACTCCGCGTCATAAAACGGAGGGTAACCCAATCTGCGCACTACACAACCTTCTATTATTTTTCTCAAGATGCGCCAGCATACTTTAATGTAATTGGAATAGCAGGGTGCTTACGCTGCGGGCTTCACATGAGTAACTGCAATTAGAATGCCTGCGGCTATAATGCTCCTGCTAATCCTCATCTTTCGCCCGCCTTGTTGACTCCCCTCAAATCACTGCCAATCCTCTCTTCTGATACATAACATGACATGGAAGTGCGTGTTTTTCTAGAAAACTATGAAATAATACTCTGAAACAGGCGTTTACATAGGTGAACGCTTATTTAACTATGTTATTTTTCGTAAAATACCTGACATGGACACAGTTAATTCACAGCTCGAGGTGAAACGTTAAAGGGATAAAGAGTTTTATTGAAGAAATAAGTCGAAACTAAGAGGATGTATAGAGAGAAGCAGTTGATGCGGGTTGATTTTATTTTGAGGCGGGGGGAGCCCTATGGCAGTGAGAAAAAGCAAGGAAGAAAACGTCGGGACTGGGCTGCGGCCTGCGCTCAAAACGGCGGATAAGACAGCACCCTTAAGAGCAACCGGAAAGACAAAGAAGGGAGGTATGCTGTTATCCGGATTGCCGCCGCTGGCTTCACGTCTTGGCAGTATGGGGATTCGCGGCAAGCTGTTTCTGTCCGTGATTGTGTCTGTAGTTGCTATATTCGTTATTGTATCGGTAGTGATCTATAGCCAGGCTAAGCAGATTATTGCGGAAGACTTGAAGAGCTCATTGACTTATGAGAAGGGAGAAATCGGCGTTAAGGTTGACGAGCTGCTTCAGCCCGCATCCGATAGTGTAGAGCTGCTGAATGCTAATGCTTATGTCCGTGATTTTATCGGCAAGGTGGTTTCTGCGGATACGGTCACAACCACAAGCGGCTATAGTGACCTGATTACCACACTGAATCTGATTAAGGAAAATAACAAGAATCTGTTAAATGTATATGTAGGACTGGACGGAGTGAATAAGCTGATCACCCAGGACGAGTTCGAGCCTCCAGCCGATTACAACCTGAAGGAAAGGGGCTGGTACTCGCTGACAGCCAAGAATAAACGGACTACGGTTACAGATCCTTATATTGATGCCGGTTCGGGCAAAATGGTAGTCAGTGTCAGCGCCCCCATCCTGGATGAATCCGGGAAGCTGATCGGTGTGGCAGGTGCTGATATCTCTACGGAGCAGATTACGCAGGCGCTGAGCGCTTTTAACTACAATGGCAGCGGATATGCCGTGCTGATTGATAAGACCGGGACCTTCATCCATCACCCGGACAGTGACAATATCCTGCTGAAGAAGATGAGTGATCTGGGCGGAAACTGGAAAATGCTTGGCGATCAAATGGTGCAGTGGGGCTCCAACGTGATCCGGACGGAAATCGACGGTGTGGCGAGCTACGTATCTTATGCGCCTGTTGTGGAGAATCAGTGGTCAGTTGCCCTGATTGTTCCCCAAAAAAGCGCGGAGCAGCGGCTTCAGGGCTTTCAGCAGATATTTGTCCTCTCGATCATTGCATCTATTGTCGTGTTGTCGGTGCTGCTCTATTTGGTGTCCAACAGTATTCTGCGGCCGATTCCGCAGCTTACAGCGGCTTTCCGGCAAGCGATGACCGGTGATCTGTCTGCACGCGCCAAGGTGAACGCCAAAGGCGAGATCGGCGTACTGGCGGGCGGTTTCAACGAACTGATCGCCTCGCAGCAAAACATGATCCGGGATATTATCCGGAGCTCCCGGAGCATTTCGGATGCGGTCGGCAATGCCGAGACCAATGTCTCTGCGCTTGACGGAAGCATCTCCGAAATATCCGCGATTACGGAAGAACTGTCAGCAGGCATGGAGCAGACGGCGGCATCAATGGAAGAGCTGAATGCGGGCACGAATGAAATTGAGCATGCGGTCAGCGGCATCGCCCGCAAAGCCCGGGAGGGGGCCGAGGCGGCCAGACAAATCAACGACCGGGCAGAGCGCCTGAAGGAAGGAGCGGGCCGCTCAAGGAGGCAGGCCGATGAAATGTATGGACAGAGCGAGGAGAAGCTGCGGAAGGCGATTGAGCAGTCCAGGTCCACCGCACAGATTCATGCCCTGACCGGAGCCATTCTGGACATTGCCGCCCAGACCAGCCTGTTGTCGCTGAATGCTTCTATCGAAGCCGCGAGAGCAGGAGAGGCAGGCCGGGGGTTCGCGGTGGTGGCCGGCGAGATCCGCAAGCTGGCTGAGAATTCCCGGGAGACGGCCGCGGAAATTCAGGAGGTTACAGGTGCCGTGGTGGCAGCCGTTGAGAATCTGGTAGAGGGCGCGGAGAACATGCTCCGCTTTGTAGACCGGCAGGTATTGAAGGATTATGATTCTATGCAGGAGACAGGACGGCAGTACAGTGAGGATGCCGGTTATATTCATGAACTGGTCACGGACTTCAGTGCTACCTCCGGGCAGCTTCTGGCCTCCATCCAGAGTATGCACTCTGCAATAAGTGAAACCAGCAGTGCTGCTAATGAAGGTGCGGAAGGTGCAGGCAGCATCGCTTCCCAGGCTGAACAGATCATCAGCAAATCCGGAGGTATTGTTGCCGAGATGGAAGAGATCAAGCACAGTTCGGAGCAGCTGCTTCATACCGTATCCAAATTCAAAGCTTGAGTTCCGGGGAATTGTATTGCCGGGAGCGGACAATACTTGATAAAATGTCCTCGGGATAGTATGTTACAAGAAGACGAATTGATTAGATAGAGACAGCGAGGCGAGAGAAAATGAGAGAAGGCGAAGACCGGATCGTCGGAATGGAAGATATCGTGCGTGCTCATCATGTGCTGCGGGAAGTTATTGTACGCACCCCTCTGCAACTGGATGCAGTGCTGTCGGCCAGATACGGCTGTAGTGTGTATTTGAAACGTGAGGATTTGCAGATTGTCCGCTCCTTCAAGATCCGGGGTGCCTACAATATGATCCGCAGCCTGTCTGCAGAGGACAGAGCCAAGGGCATTGTCTGTGCAAGCGCGGGAAACCATGCGCAGGGGGTAGCATATTCCTGCAAGGCGCTGGGCATCAAAGGCAAGATTTATATGCCAAGCACGACCCCTAATCAGAAGATTAAGCAGGTCCGCAAGTTCGGCGGTGAATTCGTAGAGGTGATTCTGAAGGGGGATACCTTCGATGATGCGTACGATGAGGCGCTGCAGGCGTGCATTGATCATAGCATGACACTGATCCATCCTTTTGATGAGCCGCGCATTATCGCCGGCAACGGTACGATTGCCATGGAGGTCATGGAGAGTCTGGACAAGCCCGCAGATTTTATGTTCGTCACCATTGGCGGCGGCGGACTGGCGGCAGGTGTGGCTACCTATGTGAAGACGGTTAGCCCGTCTACCAAGGTAATTGGCGTCGAGCCTTCCGGGGCGGCATCCATGAGCGAAGCGTTGCAGCGCGGGGAAGTAGTCACGCTGGAAGAGATCAATAAATTTGTCGATGGGGCTGCCGTGAAACGGGTGGGCGGCTTGACCTATGATATCTGCTCCCGCCGCCTGGACGATGTGGTAAAAGTACCGGAGGGCAAAGCTTGTACAACCATTCTGGAGCTGTACAATGAGAATGCGATTGTTGTGGAGCCTGCGGGTTCACTTCCCATCGCAGCGCTTGATCTGTACCGCGACCAAATCCGCGGCAAGACGGTGGTCTGCATCGTCAGCGGCGGCAATAATGACATTGACCGGATGCAGGAGATCAAAGAACGGTCGCTGATTTACGAGGGGCTTAAGCATTACTTCATGGTTAATTTTCCGCAGCGTGCCGGGGCACTGCGCGAGTTCCTGGCGGATGTGCTGGGACCCGGGGATGATATTACCCGCTTCGAATACACGAAGAAAAATGACAAGGAAAACGGTCCGGCACTGGTCGGCATCGAGCTGCAGCATAAGGAGGATTACACCCCGCTTATCGAACGCATGCAGCAGAAGGGCGTAGATTATCTGGAAATTAACAAGGATCCCAACCTGTTTAATATGCTGATCTGATTCCCGATCCGAAACGAGCACTATAAAAGGCCCGCCCCAGATGTCATGGGGCGGGCCTTCTGCATAATAAATGATCAGGACTGCGGTACTTCAGATTTCAGATACTCGGTTACGCTATCATCCAGCTTGTATCCATTGTCCTTCAGCAGCTTCATGAAGCCGTCCAGCTTCTGCAGAAACGGGCTGCTGCCGTTGTTCTTGGCCAGCAGGCCGCTGTAAGCCTTCTGCGCCTCCAGATCCATTTCCAGATTGTCGTAATGGAAAAGGGGAGTATTGTTCTGTCCATAAAAGGTATTAGTCACATAGGTGGAATACAAGGCCTTTACCGCCGAAATGCGGTTGGACTTAGGGTAGCTCTGGATGAACTCCTCCTGGGCCAGTGCGCGTGCGGCAACATCGCCCCAGGAAATGATCAGACCGTTATCCTTGGAGGAAGGAAGATCCGTTTCCGTGCCCATGATCGAAAAATAATTACGGATATCAGCCGTGACGTACACTCTATATTTGCGGTAAGCCGCATAGTCAATCACCGGGAAAAATGAGCCTTCCGCCGTCTCCAGCTTATAGCCGCTTTCTCCCGCACTCTTCAGCAGGCTCCGCAAAGAAGTGTCGTCTATGCTGTCAGCCAGCTTGGCCATACTGATCCCCGCCTTATAGACAGAGGTAAGTTTTCTCTGGACAATGCTGTTCATGAATTTGCTCTCCCACGCCTTTAGTGCGGCCTTGTGGAGATTCTCCAGCTTCAGGGTCAACACGGTTGCCTGATAGGGGGTGACCGCATAGATATTGCTGTTCAGATATTTAATAGCCTCCGGCAGCCTGGCAGAAGAGGACAGCAGCGGCAGGGCTGCCTTGTATACCGCCTCCGCATGACTGTTGGCCGAGGCGGTCGTCTTGCTTCCTGCAGCGCCGCCGGTACTGCTTCCCGAACCTTCGGCAAGGACATGACCGGGAAGGCCTGTCTGCAATCCCAGAGCTGCAGCTATCGCTGCGGTTAGAACCGTTGTTTTCATCTTCATGGAAATATTCCTCCTGTTTTGAGTTGGAATTGAAATGTGGCATCTATGATTTGAAGAATATAAATTTCAATCCAAGCCCTCCAGCCACCGCCAGAATAAGGCTCACCCATGGGGAGAGAGAAATGACCGGAAACAGGTTGTCCAGAAAAATGCCCAGGAATACTGCAATGATGGCTATGCCCACATAAATTCCGAGACCCTTAATATCGAAGGGTTTGGGCTTCGGGGCATCATCTTCGGATAAGGAGGACAGCCACTTCATGATGATCTCGATCAGGACAATAGCTCCTGCCCCTACGACAAGTATTGTAAAGATGCTGATCTGTCCGAACATCTCCGTGTCGCCTGTGCTCCATAACAGGAGCAGTCCGGCGACGGCATACACGCTGAACAGTCCGGTCAGGGCAGCCCAGGGAATCATCAGGTAGTAGTTCAGCTTGCTGCGCACTTTGCGGGCGGGAGCACTGCCCGCAATCTCCTTGAAGTAATCCTCCGGATGTTCGCCAAAAATCTGCTTGGCGTTTTTACCTTTGGCCTGTCCCTCCAGCAGCAGCGCCGCAGCCTCAAGCAGCAGCTCCTCGGTGCGGACAGGGTCCACCTTGCTGGCCCGGAGCCCCAGCAGCATATCTTCATAATAAGAGCGGTTAAACGGTGTCATCTGCTCACGGAGCACGTTATTTTGCTTAATCATAGCTTTGACTTTCATAGCAGAAATATAAACCTCCAATAGTTGATCAGAGTAGCCTTTAACCTAGAGTATACGTTTGGGCAGCGGTTGAGCGCAAGGACAAGCCGTTCTGCCTCCGGGCATGAATAATCTGTATGGATGAGTGAACACTGATAATGGTACTGCTTCACCACTATAGCTTCAAGGAAGGCAGGGAGCATTATGGATACTGAGAAAAGACAGGAACCTGGCAAGTTTGTAGGTGACGGCTTCGCCCCTCCGCTGGCGGGTGAAGTTGGAGATTGGGGCAATTCTGACGGCTTCAGCCTATGGGATTCCGTGCAGGGAGAGCCTGAGAATGGGCTGGAAGACTGGGAAGGCAGACAGGAAACACATGATATGTTTCATCAGAGCTATGAATGAGGCTTAGCCTGTCCTGTGCCGGGCTCCTTTTGCTTCTTTTTGGAAGCGAAGGGGGCCTTTTCTTCCCCGCAGAGCCTCTTATCCCGGCAGCTTATTGACAACGATAGCACAAAACGTATAATTAAGATATTAATCTGACTAATTTAATCGGGATAATTATAATTTGAAATAGTGTACTTTTTGGAGGAGGGGACCGGCAATGGAACGGAATATTATCATCCGGCATAACGGGGAAGAATTAACAGCAAGCATCCACTATCCAGCCAGAGAGAAGGGGACTTCAGGGCGCTGCAAGGACCGCGTGCCGCTTGCCGTAATCTGCCACGGGTTCGTTGGCAACCGGATCGGGGTTGACCGGATTTTTGTCAAGGCTGCCCGGGAGCTGGCTGCAGACGGATATATGGTTATCCGCTTTGACTATGCCGGCTGCGGGGAAAGCAGCGGAAATTACGGCAGTGAAGACATGGAATCGATGATTGCCCAGACCCGGGCCGTACTGGATTATGGCATCAGCTCTGCCGATGTAGACCCGCAGCGCATCACGCTGATCGGACACAGTCTTGGCGGTGCAGTGGCCTTGCTTACCGGAGTGCGGGACCGCCGGGTCAAGAATCTCGTGCTGTGGGCAGCGGTGGGCTACCCGTTCAATGATATCGTAAAGATCGTGGGGAGGGAAGCTTACGACCGTGCGGTGAAAAGCGGTTCCGCGGACTTTGCCGGCTACACGTTCACTCCGGTGTATTTCAACTCGCTTGCTTCGTTTCAGCCGTTTCAGGAAGCGGGCAAGTTCAGCGGCGATGTGCTGGTGATCCACGGAACCTCTGATGATGTGATTCCCGTGGATTATGCCTTCCTCTACCAGAAGCTGTTCTGGACACGTCCGGAGGGGCGCTGCGACAAAGAGGTGATTTTTCAGGCCGATCATACCTTCTCATCAGGTCCCGCCCAAGCCCAGGTCATGAAGCGGACGAAGGATTGGATGAATCAGCAGGAGCATATTCAGGAAGAATGGCAGAACTGGATGATATAGCAGATTAAGATTTCCGGTGCACCAGGGATTGTCCTCCACTCGCATTAACTCAGAATTAGCGGTAAAATAAATAGGCAGACCATATACTGGGTTATGGAGGTGGGCACCCTATGAAATTACCGGCATTTTTTATTGCACATGGTTCTCCGCTGCTTGCCCTTGAGGATAACGAATATACCCGTTTTCTGGAACGTCTGGGGGCTGATCTGGGGACCCCACGCGGCATTGTAGTCTTCTCTGCGCATTGGGACAGCCCTGAGCAGCTGATTACAGTGGACGGACAGCACGAAACCTTGCATGATTTCTATGGATTTCCGGACGAGATGTACTCGCTGACCTATCCGGCCCCGGGTGATCCCGCACTAAGCCGCCGAATCTCCGAACTCTTTGCCGCAAACAACCTCCCTCACCAGCCTGTGCTGGGAAGGGGCCTGGATCATGGAATCTGGGTGATTCTGAAGAAGATGTTCCCGGCTGCCGATATTCCGGTAGTGGCGTTATCTGTTGATTCCCTGCGTGCCCCGGAGGAGCAGTACAATATCGGCAAAATGCTGGCTCCGCTGCGGGATGAGGGGGTTCTGATGATCGGGAGCGGCGGGCTTGTTCATAATCTGCGGCTGTTGAAGCAGGATGATCAGCCCGAGCAATGGGCGCTTGACTTCGATGCCTGGATCGCCGATGGCCTGACCGCATGGGATTTGCCTTCCCTGTTCGCTTACGAGAAAAAAGCGCCGCATGTGCGCGATGCGGTTCCCACCTATGGACGGGAGCATTTTGTGCCGCTCTTCTATGTGATGGGGACAGCCGATGAGGGCAGGCGCGCGCAGCTGATGATCCAGGCCTACCAGTACGGTACGCTCAGCTTGAACTGCTGGATGGTTGACTAAATTACTTACACATACGGGACATGAAGGATACAGCCTGATGCGCTGTATCTTTTTTTAAAAGAATTTATATGTTTTCGGGGAGCGAAGCTTCCCCCCCTAATTTAATTACTTCCAGATGTGGATAAAAATAGGATTAAAGTTGTAGAATAAATACTTTGGACGAATTTGTAACGAGCAACGGCAGAAATGCCGTTGTTCGAGAGATGTCGGCGGGTTTACCCGGAAACTACAGAAGTGCCGTTGTTGGGGCGGCGGCTGAGTTCTGAGGGATTCGCCGGTCTAGATATCCTAATTCCAACTAGCCATTACTTATCGGCTTCTTCGCAGATGCTAGTTGGAAAAAGGGAACTTATTTTTCCGAAAATTAAGAAATCCTGAGAGTGAAGTGGAAAAAGTAAGCCTAATTGGGCCACATTTCTGGTCCAATGGCGAAATGGGCTGAATTAGTGATCCTTTTTCCACTTCATCAGCCCGAGGATAGGGTACTCCGGCAAATTAGTTGCCCTTTTTCCACTTAAAGAGTTGCCGTAGGATTCAAGGTGAATCGTTCTCCAGGTAACGTTAGATCAAAGACGGCTGCGCTGTCCCGTGGAGGACGGCATAGCCGTTTTTGTTCAAAGAATTTATATGTTTTGGGGGAAGCGAAGCTTACCCCCTTATTTCTAGCGGACAGAGGAGCCTTTATTTTGCCATAAATCTTGTTTTTTCAGCAGTTACGGACTCAGGAGCTGTTATATCGTCCGATTAAGCCTGGAATAAAGGGGAAAGGGACAAATAAAGGCATCTCAGTCCGTAGTCCTGCGGAATAGACGAATCTCCCTTCAATAACGGCTTTCCTGTCCGCAACGGCTGCGGATAGAGTGTGAAGGAAGCTCATCGTGTCTGCAGAAGGACCCACACCATAAATATACAGCCCCCAATGCATGTCCTAACTGACTTTTGGGCGAGCGTTGTGCATGTGGTTTAACAATATGAGCTCTTTTATTCTTCGCCGGAACCAAGACAAACGCACCCGGCTGTGATTAAATGGAAGAAAGCTGACAAAACGCAGCCAACGCTTCTGAAGTCACCTGATTGCAAGAAAATATAGGAGGAAAAATACATATGACTCTAAGCCGTTACTCTTCCCGTCTAATTTCCGGGTATGTGCTTGCTGCCTTGCTCCTTACCGCCTGCGGGGCACAGGAAGCGGAAACGGTGCCTGCTCCTACGGCAGCGCCTGTTCCTGCGCCATTGCCATCGCCTGCCGCTTCTGCCTTGCCGTCGCCGGCAGCCGAGCCTGCGGCAGGGTTAATCACCTCCGGGCTGACCGGGCTTCCGCTGGAGGGCAGCAGCCTGCCCCGCCCTTTGGCAGTGATGATCAACAACGCGCCGGCGGCCCGGCCGCAGTCCGGGATCAGTGAGGCGGATATCCTGTATGAGGTGCTGGCCGAAGGCGGAATTACGCGCCTGATCGGAATTTTCCAGAGCCATACCGGCGTGGTCAAAATCGGACCGATCCGCAGTATTCGGCCCTATCTGATCGACATCGGCGAAAGCTACGGAGGCGTGACGGTACATGCCGGAGGAAGCCCGGCGGCATATGCCATTCTCCAGAAGGA
This genomic interval carries:
- a CDS encoding alpha/beta hydrolase, with the translated sequence MERNIIIRHNGEELTASIHYPAREKGTSGRCKDRVPLAVICHGFVGNRIGVDRIFVKAARELAADGYMVIRFDYAGCGESSGNYGSEDMESMIAQTRAVLDYGISSADVDPQRITLIGHSLGGAVALLTGVRDRRVKNLVLWAAVGYPFNDIVKIVGREAYDRAVKSGSADFAGYTFTPVYFNSLASFQPFQEAGKFSGDVLVIHGTSDDVIPVDYAFLYQKLFWTRPEGRCDKEVIFQADHTFSSGPAQAQVMKRTKDWMNQQEHIQEEWQNWMI
- a CDS encoding DODA-type extradiol aromatic ring-opening family dioxygenase, giving the protein MKLPAFFIAHGSPLLALEDNEYTRFLERLGADLGTPRGIVVFSAHWDSPEQLITVDGQHETLHDFYGFPDEMYSLTYPAPGDPALSRRISELFAANNLPHQPVLGRGLDHGIWVILKKMFPAADIPVVALSVDSLRAPEEQYNIGKMLAPLRDEGVLMIGSGGLVHNLRLLKQDDQPEQWALDFDAWIADGLTAWDLPSLFAYEKKAPHVRDAVPTYGREHFVPLFYVMGTADEGRRAQLMIQAYQYGTLSLNCWMVD
- a CDS encoding methyl-accepting chemotaxis protein, with the translated sequence MAVRKSKEENVGTGLRPALKTADKTAPLRATGKTKKGGMLLSGLPPLASRLGSMGIRGKLFLSVIVSVVAIFVIVSVVIYSQAKQIIAEDLKSSLTYEKGEIGVKVDELLQPASDSVELLNANAYVRDFIGKVVSADTVTTTSGYSDLITTLNLIKENNKNLLNVYVGLDGVNKLITQDEFEPPADYNLKERGWYSLTAKNKRTTVTDPYIDAGSGKMVVSVSAPILDESGKLIGVAGADISTEQITQALSAFNYNGSGYAVLIDKTGTFIHHPDSDNILLKKMSDLGGNWKMLGDQMVQWGSNVIRTEIDGVASYVSYAPVVENQWSVALIVPQKSAEQRLQGFQQIFVLSIIASIVVLSVLLYLVSNSILRPIPQLTAAFRQAMTGDLSARAKVNAKGEIGVLAGGFNELIASQQNMIRDIIRSSRSISDAVGNAETNVSALDGSISEISAITEELSAGMEQTAASMEELNAGTNEIEHAVSGIARKAREGAEAARQINDRAERLKEGAGRSRRQADEMYGQSEEKLRKAIEQSRSTAQIHALTGAILDIAAQTSLLSLNASIEAARAGEAGRGFAVVAGEIRKLAENSRETAAEIQEVTGAVVAAVENLVEGAENMLRFVDRQVLKDYDSMQETGRQYSEDAGYIHELVTDFSATSGQLLASIQSMHSAISETSSAANEGAEGAGSIASQAEQIISKSGGIVAEMEEIKHSSEQLLHTVSKFKA
- a CDS encoding aspartyl-phosphate phosphatase Spo0E family protein yields the protein MREEECLKQILEQARQDLNNLQYQYDLDHPAVLHQSMVLDELINQYTRSSITQVKKRSGAAINRLASEELWPTRSQLYRTANSAS
- a CDS encoding DUF1129 family protein, whose translation is MKVKAMIKQNNVLREQMTPFNRSYYEDMLLGLRASKVDPVRTEELLLEAAALLLEGQAKGKNAKQIFGEHPEDYFKEIAGSAPARKVRSKLNYYLMIPWAALTGLFSVYAVAGLLLLWSTGDTEMFGQISIFTILVVGAGAIVLIEIIMKWLSSLSEDDAPKPKPFDIKGLGIYVGIAIIAVFLGIFLDNLFPVISLSPWVSLILAVAGGLGLKFIFFKS
- the ilvA gene encoding threonine ammonia-lyase IlvA, with translation MREGEDRIVGMEDIVRAHHVLREVIVRTPLQLDAVLSARYGCSVYLKREDLQIVRSFKIRGAYNMIRSLSAEDRAKGIVCASAGNHAQGVAYSCKALGIKGKIYMPSTTPNQKIKQVRKFGGEFVEVILKGDTFDDAYDEALQACIDHSMTLIHPFDEPRIIAGNGTIAMEVMESLDKPADFMFVTIGGGGLAAGVATYVKTVSPSTKVIGVEPSGAASMSEALQRGEVVTLEEINKFVDGAAVKRVGGLTYDICSRRLDDVVKVPEGKACTTILELYNENAIVVEPAGSLPIAALDLYRDQIRGKTVVCIVSGGNNDIDRMQEIKERSLIYEGLKHYFMVNFPQRAGALREFLADVLGPGDDITRFEYTKKNDKENGPALVGIELQHKEDYTPLIERMQQKGVDYLEINKDPNLFNMLI